The Thermithiobacillus plumbiphilus genome includes a window with the following:
- the gspD gene encoding type II secretion system secretin GspD → MVSQIRRGLSTLFLLGVIWHGSVWAAQDRVTLNFQNADIESVVKMMSQITGRNFLLDPRVKGNVTIISSTPIPRDQAYQVFLAALRVQGFAAVQGSGVTRILPETDAKLMATPTYLGKQPGSRGDQIITQIYQLQNESAAQLMPVLRPLVSPNNYMAAYPGTNTLVITDYADNVRRITSIVSAIDRPRSRADINLVRLKHASAVDMAQLLSRLMTDNNTQGGGGAPVQPGAPAGAVPAPMPELGGEASSLSIVPDMRTNSLLVRTQNPGQLLRIRALVATLDVPASGSGNIHVVYLRNAEAGKLAQVLQGLITGQMRNVPAGDSGNTDAGGAGATPAAAPGGAAGAAGRLAGPETVMVQPDEATNSIIITAPDGMYNALRSVIDKLDVRRAQVYVEALIAEVSEEKAAEFGIQWQGTRDVDGNLVFGGTNFNGPSGIRGISFNPGNLANVGDGLTLGVIRGSLNIGGLNVVNIAALARALESDANANILSTPNLLTLDNSEAKIVVAQNVPFVTGSYAQATATGTGAAVNPFQTIERRDVGLTLKIRPQISEGGGITLQIYQEVSSLAQAVATNVRPADIITNKRSLESKVRVDDGNIIVLGGLIQDSLDDGRQSVPILGQIPVLGNLFRYNTRRHSKTNLMVFLRPVVIRDPVVGQGLTQDRYDYIRGQQMNMSVESHPVLPYVAPPQLPPFKVNPPSPESTREPRDDRSGRDDARQQGGTEEQTK, encoded by the coding sequence ATGGTCAGCCAGATCAGGCGGGGGCTTTCCACGTTGTTTCTGCTGGGCGTGATCTGGCACGGAAGTGTCTGGGCCGCCCAGGACCGGGTCACGCTGAATTTTCAGAATGCCGACATCGAATCCGTGGTGAAGATGATGTCGCAGATCACAGGAAGGAATTTTCTGCTGGACCCGCGTGTCAAAGGCAACGTGACCATTATCTCCAGCACGCCCATCCCCCGCGACCAGGCCTATCAGGTGTTCCTTGCCGCCCTGCGTGTGCAGGGTTTCGCGGCCGTGCAGGGGAGTGGCGTGACGCGCATCCTGCCGGAAACCGATGCCAAGCTGATGGCGACTCCCACCTATCTGGGCAAACAGCCGGGCAGCCGCGGTGACCAGATCATCACCCAGATCTATCAGCTGCAGAACGAGTCCGCGGCACAGCTGATGCCGGTACTGCGGCCGCTGGTGTCGCCCAATAACTACATGGCGGCCTATCCCGGCACCAATACCCTGGTGATCACCGATTACGCCGACAACGTGCGGCGCATCACCAGCATCGTTTCCGCCATCGACCGTCCCCGTAGCCGCGCGGACATCAACCTGGTGCGGCTCAAGCACGCCTCGGCGGTGGACATGGCGCAGCTCCTGTCGCGGCTAATGACCGACAACAATACCCAGGGCGGGGGCGGCGCGCCGGTCCAGCCGGGTGCCCCCGCAGGTGCTGTGCCGGCACCGATGCCCGAGCTCGGGGGGGAGGCCAGTTCTCTGTCCATCGTGCCGGACATGCGTACCAACAGTCTGCTGGTGCGTACCCAGAATCCTGGCCAGTTGCTGCGCATCCGGGCACTGGTGGCAACCCTTGACGTGCCGGCCAGCGGCTCGGGCAACATCCATGTGGTTTACCTGCGCAATGCCGAAGCGGGCAAGCTCGCGCAGGTCCTGCAGGGGCTGATCACCGGTCAGATGCGCAACGTGCCGGCCGGAGACAGTGGTAACACCGATGCCGGTGGCGCCGGGGCGACACCGGCTGCAGCGCCGGGCGGGGCTGCTGGCGCGGCCGGGCGTCTCGCCGGACCGGAAACCGTGATGGTACAGCCCGATGAGGCGACCAATTCGATCATCATCACCGCGCCGGATGGCATGTACAACGCCCTGCGCTCGGTCATCGACAAGCTCGACGTGCGCCGCGCCCAGGTCTACGTCGAGGCCCTGATTGCCGAGGTAAGCGAGGAAAAGGCCGCCGAGTTCGGCATCCAGTGGCAGGGGACCCGGGATGTCGATGGCAATCTTGTGTTCGGCGGCACCAACTTCAATGGCCCCAGTGGCATCCGCGGCATCTCGTTCAATCCCGGTAATCTCGCCAATGTCGGGGATGGTCTGACCCTCGGCGTGATTCGCGGCAGCCTCAATATCGGCGGCCTCAATGTTGTGAATATCGCGGCACTGGCGCGGGCGCTGGAATCGGATGCCAATGCCAACATTCTCTCCACGCCCAATCTGCTGACCCTGGACAATTCCGAGGCCAAGATCGTGGTGGCCCAGAACGTGCCCTTCGTGACTGGCAGCTATGCCCAGGCGACCGCCACCGGCACCGGGGCCGCGGTCAATCCCTTCCAGACCATCGAGCGCCGGGATGTCGGCCTGACCCTGAAGATCCGGCCGCAGATCAGCGAGGGCGGCGGCATCACCCTGCAGATCTACCAGGAGGTGTCAAGCCTGGCTCAGGCCGTGGCGACCAACGTGCGTCCCGCCGACATCATCACCAACAAGCGTTCCCTGGAGTCCAAGGTCCGTGTCGACGACGGCAACATCATCGTGCTCGGCGGGCTCATTCAGGACAGCCTGGACGACGGCCGGCAATCTGTTCCCATCCTGGGACAGATCCCGGTGTTGGGCAATCTGTTCCGCTACAACACGCGCCGGCACAGCAAGACCAATCTGATGGTCTTCCTGCGGCCGGTGGTCATCCGTGATCCGGTGGTCGGGCAGGGTCTGACCCAGGATCGTTACGACTACATCCGCGGGCAGCAGATGAACATGTCCGTGGAAAGCCATCCCGTCCTGCCCTACGTGGCCCCGCCGCAGTTGCCGCCCTTCAAGGTCAATCCGCCTTCCCCGGAGAGCACCCGGGAGCCGCGTGACGACAGATCCGGCAGGGATGACGCCAGACAGCAGGGCGGCACTGAGGAACAAACGAAATGA
- a CDS encoding phosphate/phosphite/phosphonate ABC transporter substrate-binding protein translates to MSFQFTVDPNYSGKNLPGWYLMNTYLQKQLGIGLRFSPFNSFDEARNAVLAGQFDLVYANPFDAVQYIQKLGFQSLAKPAEHFDEVLLCSQAGGPLGSYADLPAEIRVASASEKTLIHMVGLFLLDKADIDRARLRFEYTESYQGVIKALIQGRADLGFVFNEVHGAASGLIRDRLQVIDQSDDAFAFHSFCISPRLAEHADAIRETLVGMRQDEKGQALLKDIGFLGFEAVTPEEIDCLTMLADEYISGHEAIDLAATSSLALDASAFVVAREEDD, encoded by the coding sequence ATGTCCTTTCAGTTTACCGTCGATCCCAATTATTCAGGCAAGAACCTGCCTGGCTGGTATCTGATGAATACCTACCTGCAAAAGCAGCTTGGCATCGGCCTGCGCTTTTCGCCCTTCAATAGCTTTGACGAGGCCCGCAATGCCGTGCTCGCCGGCCAATTCGATCTGGTCTACGCCAATCCCTTCGATGCCGTGCAGTACATCCAGAAGCTCGGCTTTCAGTCCCTGGCCAAGCCCGCCGAGCACTTTGACGAGGTTCTGCTCTGCAGCCAGGCTGGAGGACCGCTGGGCAGCTATGCCGATCTGCCCGCCGAGATCCGGGTGGCCTCGGCCTCGGAAAAGACCCTGATACACATGGTCGGACTCTTCCTGCTCGACAAGGCGGACATCGACCGGGCCCGCCTGCGCTTTGAGTATACCGAGAGCTATCAGGGCGTGATCAAGGCCCTGATCCAGGGGCGGGCCGATCTCGGCTTCGTGTTCAATGAGGTGCATGGCGCGGCCTCGGGCCTGATCCGCGACCGACTCCAGGTGATCGACCAGTCCGATGACGCCTTCGCCTTTCATTCCTTCTGCATCAGTCCGCGTCTTGCCGAACATGCCGATGCCATCCGCGAGACGCTGGTGGGTATGCGTCAGGACGAGAAAGGCCAGGCGCTGCTCAAGGACATCGGTTTCCTGGGATTCGAGGCGGTAACGCCGGAGGAAATCGACTGCCTGACCATGCTGGCCGATGAGTACATCAGCGGGCACGAGGCCATCGATCTGGCCGCCACGTCCAGTCTTGCGCTGGATGCATCCGCCTTTGTCGTGGCACGCGAAGAGGATGACTGA
- a CDS encoding type II secretion system protein N, protein MNIAFLRNQNLTRGFSAKPVFLQKSQSLPAWLIAAPLLLLLVMHLAYWTWTFAQPRASVSGRSSTPAAVSVNVDAILQSGLFGSSRSEAPGAVAEVPAIPLELQGVFSGSGRFPGYAIVNAEGTAQIVREGGEIASGIKLLKVSPDRVTILRGNREETLEFPTAAGSQPADVSAVGAPAAAQPRNVTVPRALINSAMRDPAQWIRAGVLAPNPGGGLKVVSVAGGGLYQRLGLQGGDVIQSINGQPVTSPDQALTQARNGISAGSLRIDVLRNGSIQQLSYSFS, encoded by the coding sequence TTGAATATTGCCTTCTTGCGCAATCAGAACCTGACTCGCGGCTTTTCAGCCAAACCCGTTTTCCTGCAGAAAAGCCAGTCCCTGCCTGCGTGGCTGATTGCCGCGCCGTTGTTGCTGCTGCTCGTGATGCATCTGGCTTACTGGACCTGGACTTTCGCACAGCCCAGGGCGTCCGTCTCAGGGCGGTCTTCCACGCCGGCTGCCGTGTCGGTCAATGTCGATGCCATTCTCCAGAGTGGCCTTTTCGGCAGTTCCCGCAGCGAAGCCCCTGGGGCCGTTGCCGAGGTACCCGCCATCCCCCTGGAATTGCAGGGCGTTTTCAGTGGCAGCGGTCGCTTCCCGGGCTACGCCATCGTGAATGCGGAGGGCACGGCGCAGATCGTGCGCGAAGGCGGGGAGATCGCATCGGGCATCAAATTGCTCAAGGTGAGCCCGGATCGGGTGACCATCCTGCGCGGGAATAGGGAGGAGACCCTCGAATTCCCGACGGCGGCTGGCAGTCAGCCTGCAGATGTATCTGCCGTGGGCGCGCCGGCTGCTGCCCAGCCCAGGAACGTCACCGTGCCGCGCGCCCTGATCAACAGTGCAATGCGTGATCCGGCGCAATGGATTCGCGCCGGGGTGCTGGCGCCAAATCCCGGCGGCGGGCTGAAGGTGGTTTCGGTGGCGGGTGGCGGGCTCTACCAACGTCTGGGCCTGCAGGGTGGCGACGTCATCCAGTCCATCAATGGCCAGCCGGTGACCAGCCCGGATCAGGCCCTGACCCAGGCCCGCAATGGCATCAGCGCTGGCAGTCTGCGCATCGACGTGCTGCGCAATGGCAGCATTCAGCAATTGAGTTACAGCTTCAGCTAG